A portion of the Hyalangium minutum genome contains these proteins:
- a CDS encoding PrkA family serine protein kinase, which translates to MEARRYLQDIGGQVSADFVKNRSILSFEEYVTLFFNDPRHQSRNAAQYLHDVMDHYGTEQVPHPTGTIRRFKVFDVPSSDRDGRVAGQEEVQNSIYRLLGNFVRAGRINKLILLHGPNGSAKSTLVNALKAGMEDYSRQPQGALYRLGWIFPSEKLIKGSIGFGERVPAATDDVTTYAHLDAEAIDVRMPCELNDHPLFVVPPPERRKMLESALKKKGLGTGDGESGDFILSDYIRDGELCHKCRRIYAALLTSYGGDYLKVLRHVQIERFYISRRYQMGTVTVEPQMSVDAIAQQITADRTQLNLPAALHGVVLYEPHGPLVHANRGLIEYADLLKRPLEAFKYLLGFSETAQVPLEPFVLQLDEVLIASANEKHLGAFKELPDFASFKGRIELVRVPYLRRYKLEQEVYDAEITLTSVGKHVAPHATEVAAMWAVLTRLKKPIPERYAQDVKELVDHVTPLEKMHLYEEGRAPARLSLANTKELKKLRTDLYEESDAYPNYEGRSGASAREIKTALFNAAQSTDYKCLHPLAVFEELQAICQDKSVFEFLQQEVVDSYHDHEEFVREVEGQYLDLVDSEVRDSMGLVSEGQYRELVERYIQHVSHWVRGEKLRNRVTGEMERPDEQRMAELESIVMPKGEDAGEYRRGLISSIGAHRLDNPDAEMDFARIFPDMFKRLRDHYFEERKRVLRKNKENVLKYLSEERGQLTPREQTQVESTLKTMADKYKYCEYCAKDAILFLMKKRYT; encoded by the coding sequence GTGGAAGCCAGGCGCTACCTGCAGGACATCGGAGGGCAGGTGTCCGCGGACTTCGTCAAGAACAGGTCCATCCTGTCCTTCGAGGAGTACGTCACCCTCTTCTTCAACGATCCGCGGCACCAGTCGCGCAACGCCGCTCAGTACCTGCACGACGTGATGGACCACTACGGCACCGAGCAGGTGCCGCACCCCACCGGCACCATCCGCCGCTTCAAGGTCTTCGACGTGCCCTCGAGCGACCGCGACGGGCGCGTGGCCGGCCAGGAGGAAGTCCAGAACTCCATCTACCGGCTGCTGGGCAACTTCGTGCGCGCCGGCCGCATCAACAAGCTCATCCTCCTGCACGGGCCCAACGGCAGCGCCAAGTCCACGCTCGTCAACGCGCTCAAGGCGGGCATGGAGGACTACTCGCGCCAGCCGCAGGGCGCGCTGTACCGGCTGGGTTGGATATTCCCCTCGGAGAAGCTCATCAAGGGCTCCATCGGCTTCGGCGAGCGCGTGCCCGCGGCCACCGATGATGTGACGACGTACGCGCACCTGGACGCGGAGGCCATCGACGTCCGGATGCCGTGCGAGCTCAATGACCACCCGCTCTTCGTCGTCCCGCCTCCCGAGCGCCGCAAGATGCTGGAGTCGGCGCTGAAGAAGAAGGGCCTGGGCACAGGGGACGGTGAGTCCGGGGACTTCATCCTCTCGGACTACATCCGGGACGGGGAGCTGTGCCACAAGTGCCGGCGCATCTACGCGGCGCTGCTGACCTCGTATGGGGGTGACTACCTCAAGGTGCTGCGCCACGTGCAGATCGAGCGCTTCTACATCTCCCGGCGCTACCAGATGGGCACGGTGACGGTGGAGCCGCAGATGAGCGTGGACGCCATCGCGCAGCAGATCACCGCCGACCGCACGCAGCTCAACCTGCCGGCCGCCCTGCACGGCGTGGTGCTCTACGAGCCGCATGGCCCGCTGGTGCACGCCAACCGCGGCCTCATCGAGTACGCGGACCTGCTCAAGCGCCCGCTGGAGGCCTTCAAGTACCTGCTGGGCTTCAGTGAGACGGCACAGGTGCCCCTGGAGCCCTTCGTGCTGCAACTGGACGAGGTGCTGATCGCCTCGGCCAACGAGAAGCACCTGGGGGCGTTCAAGGAGCTGCCGGACTTCGCCTCGTTCAAGGGCCGGATCGAGCTGGTGCGGGTGCCGTACCTGCGCCGCTACAAGCTGGAGCAGGAGGTATACGACGCGGAGATCACCCTGACGTCGGTGGGCAAGCACGTGGCGCCGCATGCCACCGAGGTGGCCGCCATGTGGGCGGTGCTCACGCGGCTCAAGAAGCCGATTCCGGAGCGCTACGCCCAGGACGTGAAGGAGCTGGTGGATCACGTCACCCCGCTGGAGAAGATGCACCTCTACGAGGAGGGGCGGGCGCCCGCGCGGCTGAGCCTGGCGAACACCAAGGAGCTGAAGAAGCTGCGCACGGACCTGTACGAGGAGTCAGACGCCTACCCGAACTACGAGGGGCGCTCGGGGGCCAGCGCGCGGGAGATCAAGACGGCGCTGTTCAACGCGGCGCAGAGCACGGACTACAAGTGCCTGCACCCGCTGGCGGTGTTCGAGGAGCTGCAGGCGATCTGCCAGGACAAGAGCGTCTTCGAGTTCCTCCAGCAGGAGGTGGTGGACAGCTACCACGACCACGAGGAGTTCGTGCGCGAGGTGGAGGGCCAGTACCTGGACTTGGTGGACTCGGAGGTGCGCGACTCGATGGGCCTGGTCTCCGAGGGCCAGTACCGCGAGCTGGTGGAGCGCTACATCCAGCACGTGAGCCACTGGGTGCGCGGGGAGAAGCTGCGCAACCGGGTGACGGGCGAGATGGAGCGGCCGGACGAGCAGCGCATGGCGGAGCTGGAGTCCATCGTCATGCCGAAGGGCGAGGATGCGGGCGAGTACCGCCGCGGGCTGATCTCCTCCATCGGTGCGCACCGGCTGGACAACCCGGACGCGGAGATGGACTTCGCGCGCATCTTCCCGGACATGTTCAAGCGCCTGCGCGACCACTACTTCGAGGAGCGCAAGCGGGTGCTGCGCAAGAACAAGGAGAACGTCCTCAAGTACCTGTCCGAGGAGCGGGGGCAGCTCACGCCGCGCGAGCAGACGCAGGTGGAGAGCACCCTGAAGACGATGGCGGACAAGTACAAGTACTGTGAGTACTGCGCGAAGGACGCGATCCTGTTCCTGATGAAGAAGCGCTACACCTGA